In Aedes albopictus strain Foshan chromosome 3, AalbF5, whole genome shotgun sequence, the genomic window AGGGCAGTTCAGGAAACAGAGCGGAATCACGCTTTTCCAATACATTGGTGAATAGACAAGTTGTTTCCTTGAAGTTCCAGCTTGCTTGTAAACAAACGTGATTCCACAGCTTCATTGATAGAGCGGTCAGACGAATAGTTAGTGAACATTTATTTGTCTCAATATGGCGGTCGGAACATTCCCGGCATAGGCATCGAAATGGGTCCAATCGGATACGGTATACTGCCAGCAGAGGGCTGCGGAGGCGGTGGATAAAATCCACTGGCATGCGAAGGATACGGAGAAATTCCGGGCGCCGGAGAACCATGCAGTGGAGGCAACATGCCTGTTCGTTGTTGATTCGTACCGTTCCGAAGCAGTTCAACCATCTTCTCTGCTTTGAGCTTCCGACTGTGCATGGCTTTTCGGGGAGTCATAAACTGCTCCAGATAGGCATCAATCGACAGTTCGCCGTCCAAAAATGTCTTAACAATCTTTTCCGACTCTTCTTCGCTTTCCGCCGCCGCTGCCTGGAGGAGCGCCAAGACTGTGTCGGGATTTGTGCTACTGGATTTGGTCTCTAAAATTAAAACAAAAGCATCTTCAGTATCTCTTACCCAGCTGGTTCTTCCCCAATCTTACTTAGTTCCTCAGATTTTTCCTTCACCGAAGTCGCTAGCACTCTGCCCTGTTCGGAGAGTTCGTTCACTTTGGATCGCAGTTCAATCAATTTGGGCTCCTTTTCCAGGTTGCTTTCGGCCAAACTGcgattttcgcttaaaataacatCTTTCTCGGACTCCAATGTTTGCACCTAAAAATAAATAAACGACGTGAAAATATAGCATCCCAACAAAGGATGAGTCATGATCGCAGATCAAGAGCAGGAGAGATGATTGATAAAATTTTCACTCACGGCCAAGTCAACTCGTTCGTCCAGCTTGTCGTCATCGTTTAGCAGATCTTTGAGTTCGTCGGAGCTTAGATTTTGCAGTGTCCGAACTGCTTGGTTTAGATATTGTTGGTACATGTGAACTGGTACCGATTATTTACCGAAAAATAATAGAACTTTAACTTTTACTAATCCACTTTACTTTTTATGTTTTTATCGCTTTTCTATTATTTTGACAACTCGCTCATAGCGGAGGTTGGGTTCAAAGGCCTTGAAAATATCAATATAGGGCTAACTTTGCGTACAACTAAATTACTGTGCCGACATGTGAAAAGGGTCCAACTACAGTCTGTTTATTGAGCTGTCCAAAAAATGTCAcgataatgattttttaaaaatgtaaatacgctttaaaatacaccaaaaactattttgagatatacagaacagtcctgaatatcagccaaaaattaaaaaaaaaatattttccacgaaacaaagaTAGGGTATAACCAACCCCTGTGGGAACTTAGGTCGTAGGCTGACAAggaaggggtcattcaaatacagtagacgttcgataactgcaacatgtttacgtttcacttagcgaacgaaaattcgataactgcaacgcctgacagtgtcaacaagccgtcaattgacgtaaaatgaacgaaaaattcattcgactgttcattagggctaacatggcgcaccattttgacatttgtcggtgcgataactgcaaatttgttgcacttaccggacttgcagttagaaagcattgcagttaaaccgtttgcaccgaccgaacgtctactgtatgaggTCCATCatttaagggggaggggggtctgagaaagtgtgacactccatatgttaggtatacgaaaaagcatgacagaggggggagggggggggtctaaaatccccgaaaaatgatggacgtcatacagtagacgttcggtcggtgcaagcggtttgactgcaatgctttctaactgcaagtccagtgagtgcaacaaatttgcagttatcgcaccgctttccGTCAAAATGGTGCACCAGGTTAGCCCGAATGACGtcaatctgacgttgcagttatcgaattttgttcgctaagtgaaacgtaaacatgttgcagttatcgaacgtctactgtatttgaaTCGtcccgaaggggggggggggggttgcttcggcaaacttgagcgtctgttctccaggaggagcggctcacaacagcgtctgatccccatgttaggggcggctgatctacgttcgagtgtcagggaaggactctaagctcaactgtgcactatggtcctccggaaagtagggggttggtgtcaggccctacgagccagccgtaaaaaaacattgtaacggaaaatcagcaacagaataatacgaaccgagaccaacggcaacgaccttagcgaacaaaaaggacttgcgattggaaactcggtacgtggaactaccgatctctcaacttcattgggagcacccgcatactcgccgatctactgaaggaccgcgggttcggaatcgtagcgctgcaggaggtgtgttggacaggatccatggtgcgaacgtttagaggtaatcataccatctaccagagctgcggcacaCTCGGATTGAATCGACAAAAAATCGATAGCGCTGCACATAGTTTtcaagtgtaaaagcaactggtcataatctaagtgcagaacttttaaatttaatatgttattacatcttttgcaccgtattcgaccccctgcaaaaattttttgtcccaccacaatatgttcccaccagttttagcatacattggttcgtttcgctgctagaatttttcagcgtcggttacactttttggatggtgcatggaataatcgggtTGTTTACATGCTACTTCCCATggcgtttgacgtgtgaacaaatatttcaaacgattgaacatttgcacggtaatctaaggagcaaagcaagatgcaatatttttctgagtgtactgagtaaacaagagctactagtaaacattttataaatttgtttggaatataaaaaaggcgacttgaaaatcgatgttttcactaaaaaattatcataattttatgttataattttgagcgctcATTCCGCtggattgaagtcatttatgagatagtcttgtaataaaaaataaataacttttgagtgctccaaaaatacgttcaaaattgaaggtgacccatcttgccccgcggccgtttatatggagattttaTGGATTGTAtcacataagaaaaatggctaaaaacattttattttttatttccaatgagagtgaatattttttttaatcaatgccccaaacttttgtatgttCATGTtcgtcatctaacaaaattattaacataatcaaaacataagcaattcgcccgaaaatggcactgacctatAGATagtacactgcaaaaactgcaaacaattattttatgtttttcacacatatatttttgcaatttgtctggaCAAATGATGTTTATGGGTGACACACATAACGAATTATTTTTTGGTATATATCGTTTTGATGTGGACCACACATAAAAACAATGCAGAATGACAAATAAAATCAATGACATTACTTATATATTTGATGGATGTGCTCAAATGGTTTTTATATTAGAAAATATAACTTTATCGGGGATTAATGTTACAAGTTTGatataaaaagctttaaacatcCTAGCTTTTAACATGGATTTAAAACACAGCAATCAGCTCATTTGGAAAGAGTCAAACACCGTATTTcactaaaaagttgatcgattgaccaCCAAtgagtaaccaatcgatcaacttttcatttCCGAACCATGTTTCTGATGATGTTTTAAACTTGTTCTCCTGAGAATTTTCGAGTTTCCATAGATTTTCCAATTTCAAACTATTGACAACCACTATTTCATGCTTCAAAGAATAAGGTCGAgatgatttcggaagaaattactCCACTACGAACTGCAACTCCTGCAGCACATTATTCTGTAAACGTGTTTTAATCGCCATCTTTTCACTTTGAGCATCGCCGGCGGCTTGACCGGCGGCTGACACAGACACTGATGCAAACACGGTTTCGCTATACATTGTTATTATGTGTGTacacacatatttttttgctaTGGGTGATCACACATACCAATGATTTGTGAAACTAATCAAAAGAATAACAATAACCATGCTAGTTATATTTTGGGTAATACAATATATGTGTGGGATGGTCGATTGGATCGATGTgtaatttcacataaaataaatatttgcagtttttgcagtgtagagtaaacatagatccgcggacaccgctgactaaaatgtttcaagcgtgtaagtagtaattttcaaaagtgcgacgattggatacagattttgacagttcgtttggatacaacggattcatcttagcggatctatgtttactctactatctatacactGACCCATCTTGTCCCGCCCCACCCTATCTTCCTTATGGGGCAAAAAGTTGTACATTgggataccacagacaaacagacgtaactcttagaggacattcatcaaaaacttttgccaggcatctttttcatgagcacactgccacctgttggtagaaccgcgcgtgaCACTGtctgccatgatggatttcggtttgacgttttgctgacacgcacacttcacaaattgcctgtaattttcgttagcatcattcagcaacgtgtacactggcaaacgtcaaagcgatcgaacactagcgcatctggtggaatgatcgcgcaaatcaaatgaaatttgaattgatagtTAAATGCATGTGCATGTTATTTAAATCtatccgtccacgatcgtctactgagaagatatgaccataataaaaattGGTCATACTATGATTTAACAGCATTCAAATCTACGTTGACAGCAatattcatggctactatgatgatAAGTTAAATCCACTATCGTCttatcttaaccctctaatacccatttttttgattttgatctaaatatcatttttcgccatctaaaatcgatttaagcatgttttggaagatgatttttttaaattctcgatttcgtgaatttcagtttttgatttttctaatttttatttttgaacatccccacacttttatatttttcctgcaagcatatttggggtacggacttttcgagatgaaaacattttgaggttttatgattattgttgaaatatttttatttttttacatagaaaattttattttccgtgtaattttgaggaaaataattttagagtgtattcgattcccttaaattaTTAAACTatggtagaatgatttgggaaaaatttaaaatatgttaattgtagcgattcagtataaaataaacaatggcttctaaaaggtgactaaaacatcaatttttcaatgattttaaaaaaatataaatacgctttaaaatacaccaaacacCATTTTAAgatacacctaaaccttattttacgtccactattggcttagcgaaataaaattttactgccaaaataataattaaaatagatatttttatatttttgtacacttctcctaatcacggagatgttttaaaaaatataaaaatgttgagtgtGCTTATTGTcttgtcggtagaattttttgtcgcttagccatgcatggacgtaaaaaaaggacgaggtgcatacaaaacagtcccaaatatcagccaaaaatataaaaaaattgattctccacgaaacaaaaattacaaaaatgctcgaactataccccgtctaagggcggggttgggtattagagggttaataaaagTTCATTGCATTGATTATCTTCATATAGAATTTCAAATTGCTTTCCAgaggtacacagatcgaaaaaagagtgtaaaattctgtgacatatgatgcacatgattggagcgtgagataacacaaaagtttacatgacatatcatgtaaaagtcataaaatatcatgtaaacttccattatatgtcatgtaattcagcatgactctgtgtatttacatgacatataacacaaatttacattatatatcatgtaaaccatcataacactaagtttacatgactaaactgaagtttacatgacgtgtaaatcttatTAATTTTAGCTGTGTACTCGTGAGTTGTTTGGCTCTGTGAGGGCGTATGAAACCCCGATTAATATTTTCTAAGATAAATCTTTTtatcagattttctcattcttcggaaaaaaacaatactggaatgagatgcaatgaaaaaaaatatataaatacgcgaatttcattcggtaactgaaacgtaaacatgttgcacttatcgaacgtctactgtagtagcAATAGTctatttttcgaaacgacaacagtgtttatattgatattaacactcacgggcttgggcgcaacctcctgtcaaattttcattcatgaaatgagcgatcagctgatccgaaacgtctcgtaaaatggctcatttggTCCTGTGAACatacaataaaacacattttaaaAAGAATTTGTACCAATTTATTGTTTTGCTCAATTTGAAGCCACGATTCAGCTTAACAACTCTTTTTTACAATTATTCCCAAGCCCAATTAAAATTCCACCTAAACGAGTTATTCGAATATGTAAGTTTCACTTGAGCAATTGCATAATATCACAATTAGTTTCCTTAAGCTCAAAGCTCACATTGAACGAGCCAGATGAATGTAATGGATAGTGTATGTAAAATATTTGTGCAGCTATTTTCGTTATTTTGGCTAAACATCATCTCTATGGGAAAAGCGCGATATGTAGAAGAACGCCCGCTAATCGATGTCCAAAGATTTAATCTTGTTGCTCGTTTCTTCTATCAGCTTGGAATCTCCCTTTCGTTGTCGCTCTTCGGCCAGGAAGTACGGCCGAAGTGATTGGTAAGTTTTCAGGTGCTCTTGATGCAACTCAGCGACAGATTTCAGCTCACCACCATAGTCCGAGGGTAAGCAACTGCGGGGAATCCACTCGTCATACAACTTTTCCAAGCTAGTATTTGTGGGGTACAGAAAGAGCTGGAATGCAGTTGAGACACGATtagaactacagtagacgttcggtcggtgcaaacggtttaactgcaatgctttttaactgcaagtccggtaagtgcaacaaatttgcagttatcgcaccgctatccgtcagaacggtgcgccaagttagcccaaatgaacaatcgaatgaattttttgttcatttaccgtcaattgatgggttgttgacgcctatctgacgttgcagttaccgaattttgttcgctaagtgaaacgtaaacatgttgcagttatcgaacgtctactgtattaggtATATATTTCGTCACGCTGCTCAATACTCACCATGTTTAGAATTTCAGCGTGCATGAACGGTTTGATGATGTAGAGAACCTTATCGAAGAAAGAGACGGCGTTCAACACGTGAATGGCTTTCAGCTTGGCCGGCAAGCCCTCCTGCAGGtagtggaagaattttcgaatggtGCCGATTTTGACCCGAAGCAGATGCGACAGCCCCACGTTGTTCATGTCGAACAGGCAGATCAGGCCCGGGCGGGGACCTTGATGATACATACAGGTTTCTATGAGCATGAAGTAGGTTTTTACTGCTTCGTCGAAGTGGTAGTTGGACGCCTTAGGGTTGCTCAATCGGTGGAAGATCACGGAATGACCGGCCGGTGTAGGTGGCAGGAAAAAGTAGTCTCTGAGAATGTGAAAGGTTGGTTTCTAAATTACTGGTTTAGGCGGATATATGTCATGAACTCACTGGTTTTGGAAGCATTGTTGGATTTTTGGATTCAGCGGGTCACGATTGTCGAACAACTCCGGAGCCTCTCGACGATCTTGGTAGTAGATTTTGATGACTTTTCGTGTTTCGGGgacatttttcctacatgcatTGAGGAAACAGGCCAGCAATCTATCGGTGATGTCCAATGGCACTCCTTCGATGGGAGGCGTTCGCAACGCTTGCAGATCGGCTCTGGACAGACCTTCTCTTTTGATGGCTTCCTCCAGGTCGAACCCGTAGTCGTGATCCATTTGGAAAGCTGCTTGTGAGAGAAGAAGTTTTGTGTTGTGTGAGTCAGTATATTTGATCTTCTATGGACAATTTTCGATATATGGTTTACTCAGGTATACAGAATCGTACGACCACCTCAACGGAACTTTCAAGATTCGTCTACAAATTAAAGTATTAGGTACCGTTTTATGGGGTTGATTTGAGTGGATGACGCGGAGTGCATTGCTTattttatcatgtttttttttattcctgttcgggtctcaGACCTCAGGTCTGTCCCGGGgtatgtcactgcgaccagtttttagatctattgtgacattactcgtatccttagtgtagtgcatgtcgcattactcaattaccATTGAAggacaataaagtatcgatttttatACAGTTTTTGTTTAGTTTTCTTAGAAATgtctttcttatagaaaacaaaacaagagcactgataattggccatgcatcggaaacctagcaccACCCTGGTTTACcgttaaattctccccagtaagaagttaaGAACCCGCGTTTTACCATTAGCAACAATACCATtttaataatggaacatgtgttcagtaataaggattctagtatgttccttacgtaccagcactttccagtcttcgaagagttagtacatacatggatccctaacccaatttgatttcctttgcactgaggtttttaactatatgcaaagtaaagttggtaaacatagttttattcaaaaaatggAAGTCATCAAAACACTAGTAGCAAGAACGAAAtactattatgtttccagttcaaaaccgaattagcgaaattttttcttttacttccgcagcTTTTGActtgcgttaaacactatgtcggaagtggggcgctgtatagagcaccacgtgtacaatacagcgccccacttccgacattgtgtttaacgcaaggcaaaagcagcggaagtaaaagaaaaaatgtcgctaattcggttttgaactagaAACATAATATAATTCCCTATAATTCCttaaattaccagaacacatataccaaaattgaaaaataggacgacactagatttcggtttggtagatctttcgccacAACGCAACCCAAGAGGGCGATCTAcgcacgttacgggctccgttaacgatcgagcatcttttacaccccctcaaccattcatccctcagcacgggtcgcctgacgcCTTGGATTGGGGTCACTTGTTTGTTGGACTTTtgcccccggaacaggtggtccgtagaggtccgtagtgctattctaagccggcagctacacgatcATATTTTCATGTTACTATGATTCTAGCAAACAATTGAgaacaatacattaaaaactctATCTGAGAgatattttttattgaaaatatgttAATTTGACACTTTTTATGTAAAACATAATATTACAGTTTATGATGGGATACCTTCTAAATCTTCACTGTCCATCCGCTGGCTATCGTCCTTCAGATGACCATCGTCTAGCGGGTTAACTATGAGAAGTCGCAGGAACGTTGAGGTCCCTGAGCTTAGTAGTTCAGCATTTCTTGTTGGTCACAATTAAtatacactagagtgggtcatcgtttatatggaaaagtgaaaaattcaatggtatttcATCAGACcaaagcttttttgataccatttcaggacccatataagtgtgcaaaatttgggcacgatcggttatgtctacgttttgcgcatcgcgattgaagtttgtatggggttttacatggaaaaacacactttttttgcatttctctcataacaatcccgaatttttctaaaactgtgtaaccgttaaagtgaaaacatagcctatggtgtcctgaaaaactttgtcgaagaccgcgaagtgatctgatgcttatgaaaaaagttatagcgttggcattgcttggtgaaacatcatgatgttgttgctattgttattcctttacatattgAAAACTTCTGACTTATTTCAAAactctttacacgaaagaaagttaaaatgattggattatttttctaatataacaccaatttatccaaaacttcatcatcgtttcaaagttcgagatagtaattatagttcatttaaattccctctaattgacttgaatatatttatgtttcgaaggaaagcaactcaatcgccggcattaaattgaaaaagtaatgggatgcatataaaaaatagataaattcacaaaaaaaaacatataataaatgaaattgctataacttttttttcttttgaacaatttcaaattaaatcaaatgtttttcgaagtttattatattagtcataaatgattaaaaaattgattgcattcggttcattgaatccgaagatataacagctcaaagt contains:
- the LOC109403284 gene encoding alpha-tocopherol transfer protein-like, whose translation is MDHDYGFDLEEAIKREGLSRADLQALRTPPIEGVPLDITDRLLACFLNACRKNVPETRKVIKIYYQDRREAPELFDNRDPLNPKIQQCFQNQDYFFLPPTPAGHSVIFHRLSNPKASNYHFDEAVKTYFMLIETCMYHQGPRPGLICLFDMNNVGLSHLLRVKIGTIRKFFHYLQEGLPAKLKAIHVLNAVSFFDKVLYIIKPFMHAEILNMLFLYPTNTSLEKLYDEWIPRSCLPSDYGGELKSVAELHQEHLKTYQSLRPYFLAEERQRKGDSKLIEETSNKIKSLDID
- the LOC109415062 gene encoding vacuolar protein sorting-associated protein 37B; the encoded protein is MYQQYLNQAVRTLQNLSSDELKDLLNDDDKLDERVDLAVQTLESEKDVILSENRSLAESNLEKEPKLIELRSKVNELSEQGRVLATSVKEKSEELKTKSSSTNPDTVLALLQAAAAESEEESEKIVKTFLDGELSIDAYLEQFMTPRKAMHSRKLKAEKMVELLRNGTNQQRTGMLPPLHGSPAPGISPYPSHASGFYPPPPQPSAGSIPYPIGPISMPMPGMFRPPY